In one Nicotiana tomentosiformis chromosome 6, ASM39032v3, whole genome shotgun sequence genomic region, the following are encoded:
- the LOC104107100 gene encoding seed biotin-containing protein SBP65-like isoform X2 — protein sequence MASDKARREIHIRGVATDPEHEAQHQGFGQKGKSHYKLHSPPAKVGGLEFSSGVMQQEQSEKEQRPEGEERRAEGGAHSKRSGVERRKAPSLEETAQQRATAQQNSMDALTAAEERYEKAKELGASALHDAEESASHGLGAAGYYGAQAKDTVTHGVQIGSQYVADKAGAAKDTTLEKGAQAKDTIVHGVQIGPAYVADKAGAAKDTVLEKSQQAYAATKDTLSSAGQTAVESAKQAKDYTLQKAGETKDYAAEKISTAAQSTTHYAGEKTTQAKQSAAELTKMAAEKTKNAASYVGQKGVDAKDATVETGKNAVGYAGEVAETAKDKAEIAGLGAAHYTAKTAAEATKATAGVVSRAAGYAGEKAVAAKDVVADAGKSAVRYAGDKLAAAKDYVVSAEESAADYTARKKVEAEKQLEGNSKKAEAESLV from the exons ATGGCTTCAGATAAAGCAAGAAGAGAGATTCATATCAGAGGTGTTGCTACTGATCCTGAACATGAGGCCCAACACCAAGGCTTTGGTCAAAAGGGAAAATCTCATTATAAGCTTCATTCTCCTCCTGCTAAAGTTGGAGGGCTCGAATTCTCCAGTGGAGTAATGCAGCAAGAGCAAAGTGAGAAAGAACAGAGACCAGAAGGTGAAGAACGGAGAGCTGAAGGAGGAGCTCATAGTAAAAGAAGTGGTGTAGAGAGGAGAAAAGCTCCATCTTTGGAGGAAACTGCGCAGCAGAGGGCAACTGCACAACAGAATTCAATGGATGCGTTGACAGCTGCTGAAGAGCGCTACGAAAAGGCTAAGGAATTGGGGGCTTCTGCTTTGCATGATGCGGAAGAATCGGCGAGTCACGGGCTTGGTGCTGCTGGTTATTATGGTGCACAAGCCAAAGACACTGTTACTCATGGTGTTCAAATTGGATCTCAGTATGTTGCTGACAAGGCTGGAGCTGCCAAGGACACCACCCTTGAGAAAG GTGCACAAGCCAAAGACACTATTGTGCATGGTGTTCAAATTGGACCCGCGTACGTCGCGGACAAGGCTGGAGCTGCCAAGGACACTGTCCTCGAGAAAAGTCAGCAGGCTTATGCTGCAACTAAAGATACCCTTTCAAGTGCAGGACAAACTGCTGTGGAATCAGCAAAACAAGCAAAAGATTACACCCTGCAAAAAGCAGGGGAGACAAAAGATTATGCTGCCGAAAAAATCAGTACCGCAGCTCAGTCAACAACTCATTATGCTGGCGAAAAAACTACACAAGCCAAACAGAGTGCAGCAGAACTAACTAAGATGGCTGCAGAGAAGACCAAGAATGCAGCAAGTTATGTTGGGCAGAAAGGTGTCGACGCTAAAGACGCTACAGTGGAAACAGGAAAAAACGCCGTAGGATATGCAGGGGAAGTAGCTGAAACCGCAAAGGATAAAGCAGAAATTGCTGGTTTAGGAGCTGCACATTATACTGCTAAAACAGCAGCAGAGGCGACCAAAGCCACGGCTGGTGTTGTTTCTAGGGCTGCAGGGTATGCTGGAGAGAAGGCGGTCGCGGCGAAGGATGTGGTAGCTGATGCTGGAAAGAGCGCCGTGAGATATGCAGGGGACAAATTGGCTGCTGCGAAAGACTATGTAGTTTCAGCTGAAGAAAGTGCAGCAGATTATACAGCTAGAAAGAAAGTAGAAGCTGAGAAACAATTAGAAGGTAATTCCAAG AAAGCGGAGGCGGAGTCATTAGTATGA
- the LOC104107100 gene encoding seed biotin-containing protein SBP65-like isoform X1, whose product MASDKARREIHIRGVATDPEHEAQHQGFGQKGKSHYKLHSPPAKVGGLEFSSGVMQQEQSEKEQRPEGEERRAEGGAHSKRSGVERRKAPSLEETAQQRATAQQNSMDALTAAEERYEKAKELGASALHDAEESASHGLGAAGYYGAQAKDTVTHGVQIGSQYVADKAGAAKDTTLEKGAQAKDTIVHGVQIGPAYVADKAGAAKDTVLEKSQQAYAATKDTLSSAGQTAVESAKQAKDYTLQKAGETKDYAAEKISTAAQSTTHYAGEKTTQAKQSAAELTKMAAEKTKNAASYVGQKGVDAKDATVETGKNAVGYAGEVAETAKDKAEIAGLGAAHYTAKTAAEATKATAGVVSRAAGYAGEKAVAAKDVVADAGKSAVRYAGDKLAAAKDYVVSAEESAADYTARKKVEAEKQLEGNSKGESGGGVISMKK is encoded by the exons ATGGCTTCAGATAAAGCAAGAAGAGAGATTCATATCAGAGGTGTTGCTACTGATCCTGAACATGAGGCCCAACACCAAGGCTTTGGTCAAAAGGGAAAATCTCATTATAAGCTTCATTCTCCTCCTGCTAAAGTTGGAGGGCTCGAATTCTCCAGTGGAGTAATGCAGCAAGAGCAAAGTGAGAAAGAACAGAGACCAGAAGGTGAAGAACGGAGAGCTGAAGGAGGAGCTCATAGTAAAAGAAGTGGTGTAGAGAGGAGAAAAGCTCCATCTTTGGAGGAAACTGCGCAGCAGAGGGCAACTGCACAACAGAATTCAATGGATGCGTTGACAGCTGCTGAAGAGCGCTACGAAAAGGCTAAGGAATTGGGGGCTTCTGCTTTGCATGATGCGGAAGAATCGGCGAGTCACGGGCTTGGTGCTGCTGGTTATTATGGTGCACAAGCCAAAGACACTGTTACTCATGGTGTTCAAATTGGATCTCAGTATGTTGCTGACAAGGCTGGAGCTGCCAAGGACACCACCCTTGAGAAAG GTGCACAAGCCAAAGACACTATTGTGCATGGTGTTCAAATTGGACCCGCGTACGTCGCGGACAAGGCTGGAGCTGCCAAGGACACTGTCCTCGAGAAAAGTCAGCAGGCTTATGCTGCAACTAAAGATACCCTTTCAAGTGCAGGACAAACTGCTGTGGAATCAGCAAAACAAGCAAAAGATTACACCCTGCAAAAAGCAGGGGAGACAAAAGATTATGCTGCCGAAAAAATCAGTACCGCAGCTCAGTCAACAACTCATTATGCTGGCGAAAAAACTACACAAGCCAAACAGAGTGCAGCAGAACTAACTAAGATGGCTGCAGAGAAGACCAAGAATGCAGCAAGTTATGTTGGGCAGAAAGGTGTCGACGCTAAAGACGCTACAGTGGAAACAGGAAAAAACGCCGTAGGATATGCAGGGGAAGTAGCTGAAACCGCAAAGGATAAAGCAGAAATTGCTGGTTTAGGAGCTGCACATTATACTGCTAAAACAGCAGCAGAGGCGACCAAAGCCACGGCTGGTGTTGTTTCTAGGGCTGCAGGGTATGCTGGAGAGAAGGCGGTCGCGGCGAAGGATGTGGTAGCTGATGCTGGAAAGAGCGCCGTGAGATATGCAGGGGACAAATTGGCTGCTGCGAAAGACTATGTAGTTTCAGCTGAAGAAAGTGCAGCAGATTATACAGCTAGAAAGAAAGTAGAAGCTGAGAAACAATTAGAAGGTAATTCCAAG GGAGAAAGCGGAGGCGGAGTCATTAGTATGAAAAAGTAA